A window from Marinifilum sp. JC120 encodes these proteins:
- a CDS encoding relaxase, which produces MSGKRAELREQTPFNRWNDFLKWKAESGDEIALKVLRSKKEPIQSNLSPVFDSPASKVSELKLKQSQFRSDSSLAWKDKRRLLSISKMLQLQAEEAK; this is translated from the coding sequence ATGTCCGGAAAGCGCGCGGAGCTGCGTGAACAAACCCCGTTCAACCGCTGGAACGACTTTTTGAAATGGAAGGCTGAGAGCGGTGATGAAATAGCCCTGAAGGTTCTGCGGTCGAAGAAGGAGCCGATTCAAAGTAATCTTTCTCCTGTTTTTGATTCCCCGGCATCAAAAGTATCTGAACTGAAGCTTAAGCAGAGTCAGTTCAGATCAGACTCAAGCTTGGCGTGGAAAGACAAGCGCAGGCTGTTGTCCATCTCCAAGATGCTCCAGTTGCAGGCCGAAGAAGCCAAGC